In Dromaius novaehollandiae isolate bDroNov1 chromosome 16, bDroNov1.hap1, whole genome shotgun sequence, one genomic interval encodes:
- the LOC135330161 gene encoding uncharacterized protein LOC135330161 produces MIAESMEKPEAPEADKRLPQQAEQDQKPLTGEVHHEVQTTLVCTTPTEAQELQELAESVVEEVLQRVKELHPVVHVLRRAPLAISGRILASARRAEPSETSPPDLQQEIGQVAREIAATLWDRLGKRLLCSPSDASEPRLLARRRQQLVAGGATRAAEAGGSGARQAEGAGYDGASPLPSLDQIPTDAVVSVGVTLQSFVASQFERHFQCKFSEVLKLPLETIAERQPQPPQMPVSTQVTKEGEGSSRESEHWLSEATRLPPVQPLQNLAAVSPESSTLARRSIQNAICKVQHLHAELKAYAERIVRDALDTLKKEEEGKLEKEMHAKASSFEDSSEESTEERKARHSVTRMPLSFPGSL; encoded by the exons atgattgcggagagcatggagaagcctgaggctcctgaagcagacaaacgcctcccccagcaggctgagcaggaccag aagcctttaacgggagaagtgcatcacgaagtccagactacgctggtgtgcactacgccgacagaagcccaggagctgcaagagctggctgagagcgtggttgaggaagtgctgcagagggtgaaagagctgcatccggtggtccacgttttaaggagggctcccctggccatcagcggaaggatactggctagtgcgagaagggcagagccttcagagacatcgcctccagatctccagcaggaaatcggacaggtggccagagagattgcagcaaccctttgggatcgcttagggaagcgtttgctatgcagcccgtcagacgcctctgagcccaggctgttggccaggcggaggcagcagcttgttgccggaggagccacgcgagctgccgaagcgggaggaagcggagcgaggcaagctgagggagcaggctatgatggagcatctcctctgccttctcttgaccaaatccccacagatgcagttgtgagtgttggagtcaccttgcaatcattcgtggcttctcaatttgaacggcacttccagtgtaaattttctgaagtcctgaagctgccccttgaaacgattgctgagagacaaccgcagccaccccagatgcctgtctccacccaggtcacaaaagaaggggaaggatcatctcgtgaatctgaacattggctgtcagaagccacaaggttgcccccggtgcagcctttgcaaaatcttgcggctgtatccccagagagtagcacgcttgcaaggcgtagcatccaaaacgccatttgcaaagttcagcatctccacgcagaattaaaagcgtatgctgaaaggattgtccgtgatgctcttgacaccctgaagaaggaggaggaggggaagttagaaaaagaaatgcatgcaaaggcaagctcctttgaggactcttcagaagaaagcacggaggaga ggaaggctcgacaCTCTGTGacgcgcatgcccctgtccttccctggctctctctga